A window from Camelus dromedarius isolate mCamDro1 chromosome 9, mCamDro1.pat, whole genome shotgun sequence encodes these proteins:
- the HRC gene encoding sarcoplasmic reticulum histidine-rich calcium-binding protein, with protein MGHLGPWLHMSLLWAAVVSLLLPQAMTQQLRGAAPGPSNWNNNAGVSEPSEDVSGEFGHATHSHRGHRDENKDVPTENGHHFWGHGDHGEEDEDVSREYHHQVQGHRYQGHEVGDENVSDEEQFTEQIQQAHGHKGPVNEDMDDSAEHRHHFPSHRSHSHQDEDEDEAVSSEHHHHITRRVYQGHGEEEDEEDEEEEGGVSTDYRHQAHRHRDHGKEVDEDVSGEHHHHGPSHRHQGHEKEEEDDVISTEHRHQVHRYQDYQKEEDGDVSADYHHHGPSHRHQGHKEEEEEEGEEEEGEEEEEEEEEEEEEEEEEEEEEEEEEEEEEEEEEEGEGEGEGEGEGEGEGEGEGEGEGDDDDDDDDDVISTEHRHQVHRHRGHRKEEDEDVSDDHHHISSHRHQGHRDKEDEDEVVSTEHWHQVPRHIHHGLGDEEEEEEEEVTVKFSHHVASHQLQGHKSTEEEDFPGEYKRAAADHHYHGVSTEEDEDISAKLGHQDPSHRQQGHSDEGTVHRGSIKEEISHQPPEHIGVKDRSHLRESDSEEEEDHSSHEGDDEGSEEGEESTHHGRLDQEDEEDEEEGHGLSLSQEEEEEDEEEAEERRKERAEVWVPLSQDHQEEEDEEEGLEEDKLPFTIIPNPLARREVAGSASSEEESGEDMDPQDAQEYRNYQPGSLCGYCSFCNRCTECENCHCDEENMGEHCDQCQHCQFCYLCPLVCETVCTPGSYVDYFSSSLYQALADMLETPEP; from the exons ATGGGCCACCTTGGGCCATGGCTGCACATGTCTCTCCTCTGGGCTGCTGTggtcagcctcctcctcccccaagccATGACCCAGCAGCTGAGAGGGGCTGCGCCGGGCCCCAGCAACTGGAACAACAATGCAGGAGTCTCGGAGCCTTCAGAGGACGTGTCAGGTGAGTTTGGTCATGCCACGCACAGCCACAGAGGCCATAGAGATGAGAATAAGGATGTTCCCACAGAGAATGGACATCATTTCTGGGGCCACGGAGACCATGGAGAGGAGGATGAAGATGTATCCAGAGAATACCATCACCAAGTCCAAGGCCACAGGTACCAAGGCCACGAGGTGGGAGATGAGAATGTCTCTGATGAGGAGCAATTCACAGAGCAGATTCAGCAGGCCCATGGGCACAAAGGCCCTGTGAATGAAGACATGGATGATTCAGCTGAGCACAGGCACCACTTCCCCAGCCACAGGAGCCACAGCCATCAAGACGAAGATGAGGACGAAGCTGTGTCTAGTGAGCATCACCATCATATCACCAGGCGTGTATACCAAGGCCatggagaagaggaggatgaagaagatgaggaggaggagggaggcgtCTCCACTGATTACCGACATCAGGCCCATAGGCACCGAGACCATGGGAAGGAAGTGGATGAGGATGTCTCAGGTGAGCACCACCATCATGGCCCCAGCCACAGACACCAAggccatgaaaaagaagaagaagatgatgTCATCTCCACTGAGCACAGACATCAAGTCCACAGGTACCAAGACTATCAGAAAGAAGAGGATGGGGATGTCTCAGCTGACTACCACCACCATGGCCCCAGCCACAGACACCAAGgccacaaagaagaagaagaagaagaaggagaagaagaagaaggagaagaagaagaagaagaagaagaagaagaagaagaagaagaagaagaagaagaagaagaagaagaagaagaagaagaagaagaagaagaagaagaagaagaaggagaaggagaaggagaaggagaaggagaaggagaaggagaaggagaaggagaaggggaaggagaaggagatgatgatgatgatgatgatgatgatgtcatCTCCACTGAGCACAGACACCAAGTCCACAGGCACAGAGGCCATAGGAAGGAAGAGGATGAGGATGTCTCAGATGACCACCATCATATCTCTAGCCACAGACACCAAGGCCACAGAGACAAGGAAGATGAGGATGAGGTTGTGTCCACTGAACACTGGCACCAGGTTCCCAGACATATTCACCATGGCCTtggagatgaggaagaggaggaagaggaggaggtcaCAGTAAAGTTCAGCCACCATGTTGCAAGCCACCAACTCCAAGGCCACAAGAGCACTGAGGAGGAGGACTTCCCAGGTGAGTATAAAAGAGCAGCCGCTGACCATCACTACCACGGAGTCTCCACGGAGGAAGATGAAGACATCTCTGCCAAGCTTGGCCACCAGGATCCCAGTCACAGGCAGCAAGGCCATAGCGATGAAGGGACTGTCCACAGAGGATCCATCAAAGAGGAGATTAGCCACCAGCCCCCAGAACACATAGGGGTCAAGGATAGAAGCCATTTAAGGGAGAGTGattctgaggaggaagaggaccaCAGCTCCCATGAAGGAGATGATGAAGgttcagaggagggagaagaaagcacCCACCATGGCAGACTGGACCAGGAggatgaggaagatgaggaggaaggTCATGGCCTCAGCCTGagccaggaggaggaagaagaggatgaagaagaggcggaagaaaggaggaaagagagggctGAGGTTTGGGTCCCACTGAGCCAAGACCACCAGGAggaagaagatgaggaggaagggctggaggaAGACAAGCTTCCCTTCACCATCATCCCCAACCCACTGGCCAGAAGGGAGGTGGCTGGAAGTGCTTCCAGTGAGGAGGAGAGTGGTGAGGACATGG ATCCGCAGGATGCCCAGGAGTACAGGAACTACCAGCCAGGGTCCCTGTGTGGCTACTGCTCCTTCTGCAAT CGATGCACTGAATGTGAGAACTGTCACTGTGACGAGGAGAACATGGGAGAGCACTGCGACCAGTGCCAG CACTGCCAGTTCTGCTACCTCTGCCCGCTAGTCTGCGAAACTGTCTGCACTCCAG GAAGCTACGTCGACTATTTCTCCTCGTCCCTGTACCA AGCCCTGGCAGACATGCTGGAAACTCCGGAACCCTGA